The Desulfosporosinus acidiphilus SJ4 genome has a window encoding:
- a CDS encoding ATP-binding protein, whose product MRDENKTSPIYRNNSKVKEAILCLRDITDQTSYAAEQKKLREELQLEKQKVTDILDSITAAFFALNDQWKIIYVNKTALQYFNKSEQECIGQDFRCLKPEIKGSIYDEYFREAMTQKAPRHFEAKGVLEDRWFEVHVYPSADGISVYCNDITNRKQMENALQYLAAIVENSTNAIYSTDLKGLIKSWNPSAQRIFGYSFLEIEGQSASILYPPDMLSQYDMFLKKINYGECIIRPEIPHVRKDGSIIYVSISKSPIKNEKGEIIGISSIVEDISRRIEMEKEMLRLNRLRSAGELASRMNVKLLELDRLKDEFLANTSHELRTPLHGIINITKAAIESGQLNQIQQQNLQIVVASAQHLHNLINDILDMSSLQQSAIKLARRPVDIRTMTETVIFVLKHLRGNKKIEFINSIPRELSPVYADVERLRQVLFNLLGNALKFTTKGQIVVGAVKRNDSLEIWVEDTGCGVPEDKLEEIFKSFYQVNASESKEIYGTGLGLSITKILIELHEGTIWVNSTIGKGSRFTFTLPICFESNETIHLESSNDVHNKAAAEDAAMKPVYRSLISDNKRKYSILAADDDVASLTALFNILDNEGYYVKALNSGEDVLQELQKCPEYNLVILDIMMPKLSGYEVLKRIRKRFHAIDMPVLLLTAKARPDDLQAGFDAGANDYLTKPFEALELKARVKTLVQLKESVSELVAKELSFLQAQIKPHFLYNTLNVITALCNKAPLRAKELLYDFSDYLRGSFDFENLNGMTPLSTELSTIQAYLSIEMERFENKLRVEYDIDETLDISVPLLTIQPLVENAIRHGILKKAKGGTLKLSIKNRDKYVIIKVQDDGIGIPPDKLADLLNSKISQVGVGLKNIQRRLMLSYGEGLDIQSEENQGTIITMKIPNSTIN is encoded by the coding sequence ATGAGAGACGAGAACAAAACAAGTCCTATCTATAGAAATAATAGTAAAGTCAAGGAAGCTATTCTTTGTCTGAGAGACATTACAGATCAGACGAGTTATGCAGCTGAACAGAAGAAATTACGAGAGGAATTACAGCTTGAAAAACAAAAAGTAACGGACATTCTTGATAGCATAACAGCGGCGTTTTTTGCTCTTAATGACCAATGGAAAATTATATATGTTAATAAAACTGCCTTGCAATACTTTAATAAATCTGAACAGGAATGCATCGGACAAGATTTTAGATGTCTTAAGCCGGAAATTAAAGGGTCAATCTATGATGAGTACTTCAGAGAAGCTATGACCCAAAAAGCGCCAAGGCATTTTGAGGCTAAAGGTGTCTTGGAGGACAGATGGTTTGAAGTCCATGTTTACCCTTCTGCAGATGGGATTTCTGTTTACTGCAATGACATAACCAATCGTAAACAAATGGAAAACGCACTGCAATATTTGGCTGCCATTGTAGAAAATTCTACTAATGCTATTTATAGCACGGATTTAAAGGGTTTAATTAAGAGCTGGAATCCGAGCGCGCAAAGAATTTTTGGCTATTCTTTTCTTGAAATAGAAGGACAATCGGCATCAATTCTTTATCCTCCAGATATGTTATCTCAATATGATATGTTTTTGAAAAAAATCAATTATGGGGAGTGTATAATTCGACCAGAGATTCCGCACGTCAGAAAAGATGGCTCAATTATTTATGTTTCAATTTCAAAATCGCCGATTAAGAATGAAAAGGGCGAGATTATCGGAATCTCATCAATCGTTGAGGATATTTCACGGCGTATAGAAATGGAAAAAGAGATGCTGCGCCTAAATCGTCTCAGATCAGCCGGTGAACTGGCCTCTAGGATGAACGTTAAGCTCTTAGAACTGGATCGACTAAAAGATGAATTTCTGGCCAATACGTCACATGAACTTCGGACACCACTCCATGGAATTATTAATATTACAAAGGCCGCAATAGAAAGCGGCCAGCTTAATCAAATTCAGCAGCAAAATCTACAAATCGTTGTTGCTTCGGCACAGCATTTACATAATCTCATTAATGATATTTTAGATATGTCAAGCCTTCAACAAAGTGCTATTAAGTTGGCACGAAGACCTGTGGATATACGTACTATGACTGAAACTGTTATATTCGTATTGAAACACCTTCGCGGCAATAAGAAAATAGAATTTATTAATAGCATCCCGAGGGAATTATCTCCGGTTTATGCTGATGTTGAAAGGCTGCGTCAAGTATTATTCAATCTTTTAGGAAATGCCTTGAAGTTTACGACAAAGGGACAAATTGTGGTTGGTGCGGTTAAACGAAATGATAGCCTAGAAATCTGGGTTGAGGACACTGGCTGCGGGGTCCCGGAGGACAAGCTAGAAGAAATCTTTAAGTCCTTTTATCAGGTAAACGCGTCGGAATCGAAGGAGATTTACGGCACTGGGTTAGGTCTATCTATAACTAAGATTTTAATAGAACTACATGAAGGCACTATCTGGGTTAATTCAACAATTGGCAAAGGGAGCCGATTTACTTTTACATTACCAATTTGTTTTGAATCCAACGAAACGATACATCTGGAAAGCAGCAATGATGTCCATAATAAGGCGGCTGCGGAAGATGCTGCAATGAAGCCGGTTTATAGGTCATTAATCTCTGATAACAAAAGGAAGTATTCTATCCTGGCTGCGGATGACGACGTGGCTAGTTTAACCGCTCTTTTTAATATTCTTGACAATGAAGGTTACTACGTCAAAGCTCTCAATAGTGGGGAAGATGTTTTGCAGGAACTTCAAAAATGCCCTGAATATAACCTTGTAATTCTAGATATCATGATGCCCAAATTATCTGGCTATGAAGTCCTTAAACGAATACGAAAACGTTTTCATGCCATAGATATGCCGGTGCTCTTATTGACAGCTAAAGCAAGGCCCGATGATCTGCAGGCTGGTTTTGATGCCGGGGCCAACGATTACCTGACAAAACCTTTTGAAGCCTTGGAACTAAAGGCAAGGGTTAAAACCCTTGTACAGTTAAAAGAGTCGGTCAGTGAACTGGTAGCAAAGGAACTTTCATTTTTACAAGCCCAGATTAAACCGCATTTTCTGTATAATACGCTTAATGTAATTACAGCTCTCTGTAATAAAGCACCTTTGCGTGCTAAAGAGCTTCTTTATGACTTTTCAGATTATTTAAGAGGCAGTTTTGACTTCGAAAACCTTAATGGGATGACACCGTTATCGACGGAGCTATCAACGATACAGGCCTATCTATCGATTGAAATGGAACGTTTTGAAAATAAGTTAAGGGTAGAATATGACATAGATGAAACCCTTGATATCTCGGTTCCCCTGCTGACAATACAACCCTTGGTGGAAAACGCAATTCGACATGGAATACTAAAAAAGGCCAAGGGCGGAACGTTGAAATTAAGTATTAAAAATCGCGACAAGTATGTAATTATCAAAGTTCAGGATGATGGAATCGGAATCCCACCAGATAAACTTGCCGATCTATTGAACAGCAAAATTTCGCAAGTAGGAGTTGGCTTAAAGAATATTCAGCGCAGGCTGATGCTCAGCTATGGAGAAGGGCTTGATATTCAAAGCGAAGAAAATCAGGGTACAATTATCACTATGAAAATCCCTAATTCAACAATAAACTGA
- a CDS encoding MFS transporter: MLAKLKETYPALTQRNFRYFWLGQCISLIGTWIDTTGQQWLAYTLTKSALLLGLLGVAQFGPVMCFSLFAGVIIDRYPKKRILLFTQTCMMILAFILAILVLSGQITYWHIFTLAIFLGLVNTLDQPTRQSFMPELVEKKDLRSAIGLNSSIFNVARMIGPAIAAVLMAKYGAGPLFILNGISFIPVIIAINLIKTKPFEAKKVSKKVLTEIYEGLMYIRHSVFLRSAVLCTLSVGTFVMNYNVIIPLFAGEVLKQGVGGYGFLLSSSGAGSLIGALMVASWAKGKPRLRLLFGSAFSVSAFLTLLYLVHFLPLASVMLAIIGFSNILFMTTANSTMQFNSADEFRGRVMSVYSFAFLGTTPIGNLFVGSIAQRWGAGIGVLVCGSISVLLILLIVINTVIKKHAVQH, from the coding sequence ATGTTAGCAAAACTCAAGGAAACATACCCTGCATTAACTCAACGAAATTTTCGTTATTTTTGGCTTGGTCAATGTATTTCTTTAATAGGCACTTGGATAGATACGACTGGCCAACAATGGCTGGCATATACTTTGACTAAATCCGCATTATTATTGGGGCTGCTCGGAGTAGCACAATTTGGACCGGTCATGTGTTTTTCACTTTTTGCCGGAGTAATTATTGACCGTTACCCTAAAAAACGAATACTCCTATTCACACAAACATGCATGATGATCCTTGCGTTCATTCTTGCCATTCTAGTCTTGTCCGGACAGATAACTTATTGGCATATCTTTACTTTAGCTATCTTCCTTGGGTTGGTAAACACCCTCGATCAACCTACACGCCAATCCTTCATGCCGGAATTAGTAGAAAAAAAAGATTTGAGAAGTGCAATTGGGCTAAACTCATCCATTTTTAATGTCGCCAGAATGATTGGGCCGGCCATAGCCGCCGTATTAATGGCCAAATATGGAGCGGGTCCGTTGTTTATCCTTAATGGAATCAGTTTTATTCCCGTCATAATTGCAATCAACTTGATAAAAACTAAACCCTTTGAAGCTAAAAAGGTATCCAAGAAAGTACTGACTGAAATATATGAAGGGTTAATGTATATCAGACATTCAGTCTTTCTGCGCAGCGCTGTCCTATGTACGCTCTCTGTTGGTACTTTTGTCATGAACTATAACGTGATTATTCCTCTATTTGCCGGAGAAGTACTTAAACAAGGTGTTGGGGGATATGGTTTTCTATTGTCTTCCAGTGGTGCAGGTTCACTCATTGGAGCACTAATGGTAGCCTCTTGGGCTAAAGGTAAGCCTAGGTTAAGACTGCTATTTGGCAGCGCTTTTTCCGTATCCGCCTTTCTTACGCTGCTATATTTAGTCCACTTTTTACCCTTGGCTTCCGTCATGTTAGCGATTATTGGGTTTTCTAACATTCTATTTATGACGACTGCAAACTCAACAATGCAGTTCAATTCCGCCGACGAATTCCGGGGCAGAGTCATGAGTGTTTACTCGTTTGCATTTTTAGGGACTACACCCATTGGAAACCTTTTTGTCGGGAGCATTGCGCAAAGATGGGGAGCTGGTATTGGAGTTTTGGTTTGTGGATCAATTTCAGTTTTGCTAATTCTGCTAATTGTTATTAATACAGTGATAAAGAAACATGCGGTTCAGCACTGA
- a CDS encoding MFS transporter, protein MNEDVSKNQPLSRKRGYHWYIVGAVCIGAFMAALDASIINVSMPTLSRSFSVSMNIIEWVSIAYLLTLTSLLTLLGSLSDRLGRKLFYTIGFAVFGLGSGLCGVAPTISFLIVSRVLQALGAAMLQANSVAIITASVPENSRGKAIGIQGSAQAIGLSIGPTVGGILLANYGWRLIFYVNLPIALVGTIIAAFILPKDKPNPHSSRFDYLGAILFTPALILLVLIFKDGYIVGWLSTTIICEFMGVILFLFLFVLREKRCQNPMMDLNLLKIKSFSGGNISGMLSYSLMFGVIFLMPFYLEWVMQLPTYYTGLILTVVSIAMFIMSPLSGALDDRIGPKVLTASGMILASSGAMVLVFLSSKTAIYIDILGLILVGAGMGIFTPPNNSSVMGSAPPEHIGVAGGILNMSRSLGMSMGVAIAGTLYDSKFNSFHLVHHTTLSAQILSFHVGFEGMMALGIAAALICLFICNDSRLDKISTSEYISFH, encoded by the coding sequence ATGAATGAGGATGTATCAAAGAATCAACCCTTGTCTAGAAAAAGAGGCTATCATTGGTATATTGTTGGCGCAGTATGTATAGGTGCCTTTATGGCTGCCTTGGATGCCAGCATCATCAACGTCTCCATGCCCACTTTAAGCAGAAGTTTTTCCGTTAGCATGAACATTATTGAATGGGTTTCTATTGCCTATCTTTTGACTTTGACATCTCTTTTAACTTTGTTAGGCAGTTTATCCGATAGACTGGGCAGGAAATTATTTTATACCATTGGGTTTGCTGTTTTTGGCCTGGGTTCAGGGTTATGCGGTGTAGCGCCAACAATATCTTTTCTCATCGTTTCCAGAGTTCTGCAAGCTCTCGGGGCAGCGATGCTGCAAGCTAACTCCGTGGCGATTATTACAGCCTCAGTTCCTGAAAACAGTCGGGGGAAAGCAATTGGCATTCAAGGTTCCGCTCAGGCGATTGGTTTATCTATTGGACCAACGGTAGGGGGAATTCTCTTGGCTAATTATGGATGGCGTTTGATCTTCTACGTGAATCTTCCTATAGCACTTGTCGGGACCATTATTGCCGCCTTTATCCTACCTAAGGATAAGCCAAACCCGCATTCTTCTCGCTTTGATTACCTAGGGGCAATACTTTTTACACCAGCTTTAATCTTATTAGTTCTGATATTTAAAGACGGTTACATCGTCGGCTGGTTATCAACTACAATTATCTGCGAATTTATGGGTGTAATCTTGTTTTTATTTCTGTTTGTCCTTCGGGAAAAGAGATGTCAGAATCCTATGATGGATTTAAATTTACTTAAAATCAAGTCTTTTAGCGGGGGGAATATCTCAGGGATGCTTTCCTACTCGCTAATGTTCGGTGTCATCTTTTTAATGCCGTTTTATCTAGAATGGGTGATGCAACTCCCCACTTATTATACCGGCCTCATTTTAACAGTCGTTTCCATAGCTATGTTTATTATGTCTCCCCTCTCCGGGGCGCTTGACGACCGGATAGGCCCCAAAGTTTTGACCGCCAGCGGGATGATTCTGGCATCCAGCGGAGCAATGGTGCTGGTATTCTTATCAAGCAAAACTGCTATCTATATTGACATTTTGGGCTTGATTCTGGTAGGAGCAGGCATGGGTATATTCACTCCTCCCAATAACAGCTCAGTTATGGGAAGTGCTCCCCCCGAACATATTGGAGTAGCCGGCGGAATTCTGAATATGTCTCGCTCTCTGGGCATGAGTATGGGAGTAGCTATTGCAGGCACTCTTTATGACAGTAAATTTAACAGTTTTCATCTTGTCCACCACACCACTCTGAGTGCCCAGATTCTTTCGTTCCACGTAGGTTTTGAAGGAATGATGGCGTTGGGAATAGCTGCTGCTTTGATTTGCCTATTTATTTGTAACGACTCCCGGCTTGATAAGATTTCAACAAGTGAATATATCTCATTTCATTAA
- a CDS encoding SulP family inorganic anion transporter: MYLANINRIPSIEGIKNYKIENLHKDFMAALTGVVVAIPQCMAYALIAGLNPVYGLYTAIVSAIFGATFGSSKHLITGPTNSSALLVASVMKNYMGLDNAYQMVFLLTFLVGAFKMLFGILKLGRLISYVSHSVIIGFTTGAGCLIALGQLSTLLSIPIKNSAQMATTEKLYYVLTHLQQTNVYALGMGLITIIVIIACKKINKSLPGALIGIIIPIIFIIIFSLDKLGVQLTGNIPTSLPPFKMVNFDFSFIQNNISGALSIAIIGCVEAISSAKSIATLSRQKIDPNQEFIGQGIANIASSFFQGFPGSGSFTRTALNYHSGAVSRLSGVLQGGIMAVVLLFFAPFAKYIPTACLAGVMMVTAYNLVNKDEIKKVVSLGKLKSDSLAMWVTCFATILLPNLSYAIYTGIVLTIMLHLKDTNKAPIRIFVPLEAEGVKIVEKEVEVVEDNVEILIVELEGNLYFGMADNLEQKLDSLVNKSKVFILRMKHVRNIDVTALNALKVFTRSVKEADGEVIICGLTSNLNSILVSSNFDFGIDSNNKFMSEKETFAFSSKDMERARAVLKCDTDNKSKSCDILASSFQF, encoded by the coding sequence ATGTACCTTGCAAATATTAACCGTATTCCCTCTATTGAGGGTATAAAGAATTATAAAATCGAGAATCTTCACAAGGATTTTATGGCAGCGCTAACTGGAGTCGTCGTAGCGATTCCTCAGTGTATGGCCTATGCTTTGATTGCAGGACTCAACCCGGTTTATGGTCTCTATACCGCGATAGTATCCGCTATTTTCGGTGCAACGTTTGGAAGTTCTAAACATTTAATTACGGGGCCGACTAATTCGTCTGCTTTACTGGTTGCCAGTGTTATGAAGAACTATATGGGACTCGATAATGCCTATCAAATGGTTTTCCTCTTGACATTTTTAGTAGGTGCTTTTAAGATGCTTTTTGGAATTTTAAAGCTTGGCCGATTAATTAGTTATGTTTCTCACTCAGTAATTATTGGTTTTACAACCGGCGCAGGTTGTTTAATAGCCCTCGGACAACTTAGCACACTTCTAAGTATTCCTATTAAAAATTCAGCCCAAATGGCGACAACAGAAAAATTGTATTATGTTTTGACCCATTTGCAGCAAACCAACGTATATGCTCTTGGGATGGGTTTAATAACGATCATCGTGATAATAGCTTGTAAAAAAATTAATAAGAGTTTACCCGGTGCACTAATCGGGATTATTATTCCAATTATTTTCATCATCATTTTTTCCTTAGATAAGCTTGGCGTCCAACTGACTGGAAATATACCTACTTCTTTACCCCCGTTTAAAATGGTAAACTTCGACTTCAGTTTTATTCAGAATAACATCAGCGGAGCTTTATCTATTGCCATCATAGGCTGCGTTGAAGCAATTTCCAGTGCTAAATCAATTGCAACATTATCACGGCAGAAAATTGATCCTAACCAAGAATTTATAGGTCAAGGGATAGCGAATATAGCTTCCTCATTTTTCCAAGGATTCCCGGGGTCCGGTTCTTTCACAAGAACAGCGCTTAATTATCATAGCGGAGCTGTTTCAAGACTTTCCGGTGTTCTCCAAGGTGGAATTATGGCTGTAGTTCTTCTGTTTTTTGCACCTTTTGCTAAATATATTCCAACAGCTTGTCTTGCCGGTGTAATGATGGTTACAGCTTATAATCTCGTAAATAAAGATGAAATTAAGAAGGTCGTAAGTCTTGGTAAATTGAAGTCTGATTCTTTAGCAATGTGGGTGACCTGTTTTGCAACCATTTTACTCCCTAACCTTTCCTATGCGATCTATACTGGAATTGTGCTGACAATTATGCTGCATTTAAAAGACACCAATAAAGCTCCCATAAGAATTTTTGTTCCTTTGGAAGCTGAAGGTGTCAAAATCGTTGAAAAAGAAGTTGAGGTTGTCGAGGATAACGTTGAGATTTTAATCGTTGAATTAGAGGGCAACCTTTATTTCGGAATGGCAGATAACCTTGAACAAAAACTTGATAGTTTGGTTAACAAATCAAAAGTGTTTATTTTGAGAATGAAACATGTACGGAATATTGATGTTACCGCACTTAATGCTCTTAAAGTTTTTACACGATCGGTTAAAGAAGCTGATGGAGAAGTCATTATCTGTGGGTTAACTTCCAATCTTAATTCTATTTTAGTCAGTTCAAATTTTGATTTCGGTATTGATTCCAACAATAAATTCATGTCAGAAAAAGAGACGTTTGCATTTTCTTCTAAGGACATGGAAAGGGCTAGAGCTGTTTTGAAATGCGATACGGACAATAAATCAAAATCCTGTGATATATTAGCTAGTTCCTTCCAATTTTAG
- a CDS encoding ISNCY-like element ISDsac1 family transposase codes for MLRLHNEQLTIWDFALPEQVLELSKELKTIDELLDDEKFMRPFLSRWNIRIGRPTVPVETFLRLMYLKFRYEFGYETLVAEVSDSIKWRRFCRINLDATVPHSTTLIKLTQKYGEDIVEQLNEALVVKASQDKITRSRRLRTDTTVTESNIHYPTDAQLLADAIKSITRQAQSLRETAGSTMPKMIERCRSAKKRILEIGKTLKRRNHQAVEEVRKITDKLVDKAIETMTNAHQIMDKAEEALGEQMSNTTKRKIEKLDKVIVTADKIVNQTLKVNGGNTHISNRVISLHDPDARPIQKGKLKSPTEFGYKTEITENEDRIITDYKVHVGNPSDDSLLVETVKRHISKTGKVPYSIATDRGYSSGKNQKELTDLGIKRISMPKKGKKSKAQASHEKQRWFRRLQAWRAGGEGTISILKRKYGLGRSLSRGHQGVSTWVGFGILTYNLRRIAALI; via the coding sequence ATGTTACGTCTTCACAATGAGCAACTTACTATTTGGGATTTTGCTTTACCTGAGCAAGTTCTAGAACTAAGCAAGGAATTAAAGACTATCGATGAACTTCTGGATGATGAGAAATTTATGCGGCCTTTCCTTTCTCGTTGGAATATACGTATTGGCCGACCGACAGTTCCTGTCGAAACCTTTCTTCGTCTCATGTACCTTAAGTTCCGTTATGAGTTTGGTTATGAAACTCTCGTTGCAGAGGTTAGTGACAGCATTAAATGGCGTCGCTTTTGTCGAATTAACTTAGATGCGACAGTTCCTCATAGTACGACCTTGATTAAACTGACTCAAAAGTATGGAGAAGACATCGTTGAACAGCTTAATGAAGCTCTCGTTGTTAAGGCTTCTCAAGACAAGATTACTCGGAGCCGGAGACTTCGCACGGACACAACGGTGACGGAATCCAATATTCATTACCCTACGGATGCTCAGCTCTTGGCCGATGCTATTAAATCGATAACACGCCAAGCTCAAAGCCTTCGAGAAACTGCGGGTTCGACGATGCCCAAGATGATTGAACGCTGTCGTTCAGCGAAGAAGCGAATTTTGGAAATCGGTAAAACACTTAAGCGGCGTAATCATCAGGCTGTTGAAGAAGTTCGTAAGATTACCGATAAATTAGTTGATAAAGCCATTGAAACTATGACTAACGCCCATCAGATTATGGATAAAGCCGAAGAAGCTCTAGGCGAGCAGATGAGCAACACTACAAAACGCAAGATTGAGAAACTCGATAAGGTCATAGTCACCGCCGACAAAATTGTGAATCAAACACTAAAAGTCAACGGCGGAAACACCCACATTTCGAATCGAGTGATTAGTCTTCATGATCCAGATGCACGGCCGATTCAAAAAGGGAAATTAAAGAGTCCGACAGAGTTTGGCTATAAAACAGAGATCACAGAAAATGAAGACCGCATTATAACCGATTATAAAGTTCATGTTGGAAATCCTAGTGATGACAGTCTTTTGGTAGAAACTGTTAAACGTCATATTTCTAAAACAGGAAAAGTGCCATATTCAATCGCTACCGACAGAGGTTACAGCAGCGGTAAGAACCAAAAAGAACTGACTGACCTAGGAATCAAACGAATATCGATGCCTAAAAAGGGCAAGAAGAGTAAAGCACAGGCATCTCACGAAAAGCAGAGATGGTTCCGACGATTGCAAGCTTGGAGAGCTGGCGGAGAAGGTACCATAAGCATTTTGAAACGGAAATATGGTCTAGGGAGAAGTCTGTCCCGAGGCCACCAAGGTGTAAGTACCTGGGTGGGATTTGGGATATTAACCTACAATTTGAGACGAATAGCGGCCCTGATTTAG
- a CDS encoding response regulator: MANILIVEDNAAISRVIQLALEENGHIVQFCKSGNEAIDLLSKQTPDLVITDIQLPGKSGKDIIEKMRSENRLSNVPAIIMTAHTPDNKTFPEESLYQGLIVKPFELEQLKLTVNHCIT, encoded by the coding sequence TTGGCGAATATATTGATTGTTGAAGATAATGCTGCGATAAGCCGGGTAATTCAATTGGCACTAGAAGAAAACGGGCATATAGTACAATTCTGTAAATCCGGAAATGAAGCCATTGATTTATTAAGTAAACAGACCCCAGATCTTGTTATTACTGATATACAACTTCCTGGTAAAAGCGGAAAGGATATCATTGAAAAGATGCGATCCGAAAATCGCTTATCAAATGTTCCAGCAATAATAATGACGGCTCACACACCAGATAATAAAACTTTTCCTGAGGAATCTTTATATCAGGGGTTAATAGTTAAGCCGTTTGAATTAGAACAGTTAAAGTTAACAGTTAACCACTGTATTACTTAA
- a CDS encoding response regulator — MTDNIKILMVDDRIENLMALEAILNSTSYELVQANSGHEALKQLLKDDFALILLDVQMPGLDGFETARLIRTREKSKYIPIIFITANYQAQDQINKGYELGAIDYILKPVNPANLRYKVASFVDSVKHQNALIEKEVLRWDQLRLIGEMAAGVSHEIRNPITGVKAYLQLLQGKLELIKFKEDIDIMIDELNRANSLISEFLSIGHNNTAEFKMQDLNSIINSLVPLIQADALQQGKTVKIESDVLPNFSLKSHEIRQMILNLCRNGLESMGPEGSLSIKTYVENDEVVLSIRDQGKGIKPEILTKLGTPFLSDKENGNGLGLSICYRIAAHHKAAIVIDTGSHGTTFNVRFKL, encoded by the coding sequence ATGACTGACAATATAAAGATTCTGATGGTGGATGATCGGATTGAGAATCTCATGGCTTTAGAGGCAATTTTGAATTCTACCTCATACGAATTGGTTCAGGCAAATTCTGGGCACGAGGCTTTGAAGCAATTGCTAAAAGACGACTTTGCTTTAATTTTATTAGACGTTCAGATGCCTGGATTGGATGGATTTGAAACCGCGAGATTAATACGAACCAGAGAAAAATCAAAGTATATACCGATTATTTTTATTACTGCAAATTATCAGGCCCAAGATCAGATAAACAAAGGATACGAACTAGGCGCGATCGATTATATACTAAAGCCGGTTAATCCGGCGAATTTGAGATACAAAGTAGCGAGTTTCGTAGATTCAGTCAAACATCAAAACGCATTAATTGAAAAAGAAGTTCTTCGATGGGATCAATTACGACTGATTGGTGAAATGGCCGCTGGGGTAAGTCATGAGATCAGAAATCCTATCACAGGAGTCAAAGCCTATTTACAATTATTACAGGGTAAACTTGAGTTAATTAAATTCAAAGAAGATATTGATATAATGATCGATGAACTTAATCGGGCAAATTCTTTAATTTCTGAATTTCTTTCGATTGGTCACAATAATACTGCGGAATTTAAAATGCAGGACCTTAATTCAATTATCAATTCATTAGTACCGTTAATTCAAGCCGATGCTTTACAACAGGGTAAGACAGTAAAGATAGAAAGTGATGTGCTGCCCAATTTTAGCTTGAAGAGTCATGAGATACGTCAAATGATCTTGAACCTGTGCCGCAATGGTTTAGAATCCATGGGGCCAGAAGGTTCCCTTAGCATAAAAACATATGTTGAAAACGATGAGGTTGTATTGTCCATTAGGGATCAAGGTAAAGGAATTAAACCGGAAATTTTAACAAAGTTAGGGACACCTTTTCTCTCTGACAAAGAAAATGGGAATGGATTAGGATTAAGTATTTGTTACAGGATTGCCGCTCACCATAAAGCCGCCATAGTGATTGATACGGGATCTCATGGTACTACATTTAATGTTAGGTTTAAATTATGA
- a CDS encoding CheR family methyltransferase, whose protein sequence is MSKINQIESDVKNISKLEKLEIEFLLEGIFRVCGYDFREYNFPSIRRRIWHRVQAERLNTVSGLQEKVFHDPTCMHRLIMDFSIQVTEMFRDPEFFISFRRNVIPCLKELPYVRIWHAGCSTGEEVYSMAILLLEEGLYDKSRLYATDFNEEALEKAKKGIVSLEKMKTYTNNYLRAGGKQPFSKYYSVIGDEVIFDNILRRNTVFAQHNLVTDRSFNEFNVIVCRNVLIYFNKDLQNKAHSLFFDSLSSAGFFIIGKKESIDFGPYKQKYTELDKIEKIYKKI, encoded by the coding sequence GTGAGCAAGATAAATCAAATAGAAAGTGACGTCAAGAATATCAGCAAGTTAGAAAAACTGGAAATCGAGTTCTTATTGGAAGGGATATTTAGGGTTTGTGGTTATGATTTCAGAGAGTATAACTTTCCCTCCATTCGCAGGCGTATCTGGCATCGAGTTCAAGCGGAGAGGCTCAATACTGTTTCGGGACTCCAAGAAAAGGTATTTCATGATCCGACTTGTATGCACAGATTAATTATGGATTTTTCGATCCAAGTAACAGAGATGTTCAGAGATCCTGAATTTTTTATTTCATTTCGCAGGAATGTAATACCATGTCTCAAGGAACTTCCTTATGTTAGAATTTGGCATGCAGGGTGTTCCACAGGTGAGGAAGTTTATTCAATGGCGATACTACTCTTGGAAGAAGGATTATATGATAAATCCCGCCTTTACGCCACAGATTTTAATGAAGAGGCGCTGGAAAAAGCTAAAAAAGGAATTGTCTCTTTGGAAAAAATGAAAACATATACAAACAATTATCTGCGTGCTGGTGGAAAACAGCCTTTCTCTAAATATTATTCAGTGATAGGAGATGAAGTTATTTTTGATAATATTCTCCGGAGAAACACAGTTTTTGCGCAACATAATTTAGTAACGGATCGTTCATTTAATGAGTTTAATGTGATTGTTTGCAGAAATGTATTAATTTATTTTAATAAAGATTTACAAAATAAAGCACATAGTCTATTTTTTGATAGTCTTAGTTCAGCGGGCTTTTTTATTATCGGGAAAAAGGAAAGTATTGATTTTGGTCCGTATAAGCAAAAGTATACCGAACTAGATAAAATAGAAAAGATATATAAAAAAATATGA